The following coding sequences are from one Veillonella rodentium window:
- a CDS encoding pirin family protein has translation MTPIRTIEQIIKAPDIHWVGTGFRVRQYFPNGDTSPMLDRMSPFLLLDYNEPYYFQGGPFKTGVNPHPHKGFETVTFCFSGSIAHKDTAGNTGIINSGDVQWMTAARGILHEEFHETEYAKRGRLFHALQLWINLPERYKNDNPSYQYLSADMMGYYQSLDETIEATVYTGTFRHITGPGKSYTPMNIYKLKLRPDSSISISEQATWNTGFLVLSGSGSTNGESYTTADFVLFNNDGDCFEVEAGDEGLELFVLSGEPINEPVVKHGPFVMTDSTELLLAFGEYKQGKFGREEDLM, from the coding sequence ATGACTCCTATAAGAACAATTGAACAAATTATTAAAGCTCCGGATATTCACTGGGTTGGAACTGGCTTCAGAGTACGCCAGTATTTCCCGAACGGTGATACATCACCTATGCTTGATCGTATGTCACCGTTCCTGCTGTTAGACTATAATGAACCATATTATTTTCAGGGCGGGCCTTTTAAAACCGGTGTAAATCCACATCCTCATAAGGGGTTTGAAACTGTTACATTCTGTTTCTCCGGCTCTATAGCGCACAAAGATACAGCCGGTAATACCGGTATCATTAATTCCGGTGATGTTCAATGGATGACTGCTGCACGTGGTATTCTTCACGAAGAATTTCATGAAACGGAATATGCAAAACGTGGTCGTTTATTCCATGCGTTACAACTTTGGATTAATCTTCCTGAACGATATAAAAATGATAATCCTAGCTATCAATATCTTTCAGCTGATATGATGGGATATTATCAATCTCTTGATGAAACAATCGAAGCTACGGTATATACCGGTACTTTCAGACATATTACAGGACCCGGTAAATCTTATACGCCAATGAATATTTATAAATTAAAATTACGACCTGATTCATCCATTTCTATTTCTGAACAGGCGACTTGGAACACGGGTTTTCTTGTGCTGTCCGGTTCGGGCTCCACTAATGGTGAAAGCTATACTACTGCAGATTTTGTTCTCTTTAATAATGATGGGGACTGCTTTGAAGTGGAAGCCGGTGATGAAGGTCTTGAACTCTTTGTTCTTTCCGGTGAACCAATTAATGAACCCGTCGTAAAACATGGGCCATTTGTGATGACCGACAGCACTGAACTTCTTCTAGCCTTTGGTGAATATAAACAGGGTAAATTCGGTCGGGAAGAAGATCTGATGTAA
- a CDS encoding M48 family metallopeptidase has product MQTAPVVAASNAVQTLAGGAVAMAYVSTALNRMDNSPEGQKESLARAKQQTGYLEDSAAQERVQRIMKTLEATPSVKRSYVVYANPSEEFNAFATIGRVMSVNKGALDTLDDDQLAYVMAHEIAHGEHKDIINGVKKQVGLSTAVGIAAGGGESAAILSNLAGNYLQNQVFTMGQEKAADELGFKIISESPYNVGGSAGAMAVLRNKYGDHYREGLSQVIAPNNHPKTSDRVNNNISRMYTYSGNHVNVSNGTVYVNGDNIYTPANSGRYSGEERAYYMAGKLARLYHDNQVGQGSASYSGDTVTVAGQSIVTTPDSDVALQVATNLNNAFAKPAGKAVTAKKPVKVKADKKNDVKKAEVKQKDIKQKNLKQKSVKQKDTTRDDSRRGSIDR; this is encoded by the coding sequence ATGCAGACGGCACCTGTTGTTGCGGCGTCCAATGCGGTGCAGACATTGGCGGGCGGCGCTGTTGCTATGGCGTATGTGAGCACAGCACTTAACAGAATGGATAATTCTCCGGAAGGTCAGAAAGAGAGTCTGGCGCGTGCTAAACAGCAAACCGGTTATTTGGAGGATAGTGCGGCACAAGAGCGTGTACAACGCATCATGAAGACTTTGGAGGCGACGCCTAGCGTGAAGCGTTCCTATGTGGTGTATGCGAACCCGAGTGAAGAATTCAACGCCTTTGCTACGATCGGTCGCGTTATGTCCGTCAATAAAGGGGCTCTCGACACACTTGACGACGATCAGCTGGCGTATGTTATGGCCCATGAAATCGCGCACGGCGAGCATAAGGATATCATCAACGGCGTAAAAAAACAGGTCGGTTTATCCACGGCTGTGGGTATTGCGGCCGGCGGTGGTGAAAGTGCGGCTATTTTATCTAATTTAGCGGGCAACTATTTGCAGAATCAGGTCTTTACAATGGGACAGGAAAAGGCGGCCGATGAATTAGGCTTCAAGATTATCAGCGAGTCACCGTATAATGTAGGCGGTTCAGCCGGTGCGATGGCGGTATTGCGCAATAAATACGGCGATCATTACCGTGAAGGGCTTTCACAGGTCATTGCGCCTAATAATCATCCTAAGACGAGCGACCGCGTAAATAATAACATCAGTCGTATGTATACATATTCCGGCAATCATGTAAATGTTTCGAACGGAACTGTTTATGTAAATGGAGATAATATTTATACACCGGCTAACAGCGGCCGTTATTCCGGCGAGGAACGGGCATACTATATGGCGGGGAAATTGGCTCGCCTGTATCATGATAATCAGGTCGGTCAGGGGTCCGCATCGTATAGCGGCGACACCGTTACCGTAGCGGGGCAATCCATCGTGACGACACCGGATTCCGATGTGGCGCTACAGGTGGCGACAAATCTTAATAATGCCTTTGCAAAACCGGCGGGCAAGGCGGTTACCGCCAAGAAACCTGTTAAGGTGAAAGCCGATAAAAAGAATGACGTTAAAAAGGCGGAGGTTAAGCAGAAGGATATAAAACAGAAAAATCTGAAGCAGAAGTCGGTAAAGCAAAAAGATACAACACGTGATGATTCCAGAAGAGGTAGTATAGATCGATAA
- a CDS encoding MotA/TolQ/ExbB proton channel family protein, translating to MEYAIHLFNAGGAVMYPLALFMVAAWTILFERIRTYRKINDELKALHACIDQAQTEKNWDVLQQAIDNDRQELSVFMAPIIDSVYNLEGLENRLQDVVAYMDARLKRGLNWLNMMVTMAPLLGLLGTVVGMIRSFAAVGGDIGAPTVITGGVSEALIATATGLSVAIVALAFYSWCSDKVNTNISVLEQNLGSILDIFNRSHMK from the coding sequence ATGGAATATGCAATTCATTTATTTAATGCCGGCGGGGCCGTTATGTATCCTTTGGCTTTGTTTATGGTAGCGGCTTGGACAATTCTGTTTGAGCGCATACGCACCTATAGAAAGATCAACGATGAACTGAAGGCGCTGCATGCTTGCATTGATCAGGCTCAGACGGAAAAGAATTGGGACGTACTACAGCAGGCTATCGATAATGATCGACAGGAGTTATCTGTATTTATGGCACCTATTATTGACTCGGTTTATAATCTTGAAGGTTTGGAGAACCGCTTACAAGATGTGGTGGCTTATATGGATGCTCGTTTAAAACGTGGATTAAACTGGCTTAATATGATGGTTACGATGGCGCCTTTATTGGGGTTGTTAGGTACCGTAGTCGGCATGATTCGTTCCTTTGCGGCTGTGGGCGGTGATATCGGGGCGCCTACGGTCATTACCGGCGGTGTATCGGAGGCGTTGATTGCCACCGCGACGGGCTTATCCGTGGCGATTGTGGCGTTGGCTTTTTACAGTTGGTGTTCCGATAAGGTAAACACGAATATTTCTGTATTGGAACAAAATTTGGGATCTATTTTGGATATCTTTAACAGGAGTCATATGAAATGA
- a CDS encoding ExbD/TolR family protein, with the protein MKRSSIGIQKEPSIMIIPMIDIVFFLLVFFMMSTLYMNTEEQIPLNLPKASSSTAKTIEPVTISLTATHKMYINEREIVPAQLGAEIQQLVSKEPQQAFVVRASEDVPYKDVIGILDNLKLSGAKYVSVATERK; encoded by the coding sequence ATGAAACGCAGTTCGATAGGTATACAAAAAGAACCGTCCATTATGATCATCCCTATGATTGATATTGTTTTTTTCCTCCTCGTGTTCTTCATGATGAGCACTTTGTATATGAATACGGAGGAGCAAATACCGTTGAATTTGCCTAAAGCATCATCATCGACGGCCAAGACGATTGAACCGGTTACCATTTCTCTCACAGCGACGCACAAGATGTATATTAATGAACGGGAAATTGTGCCTGCACAATTGGGGGCGGAAATTCAACAGCTGGTGTCAAAGGAGCCGCAACAGGCATTCGTCGTTCGCGCTTCAGAGGATGTGCCGTATAAAGATGTGATAGGAATCCTGGATAACCTCAAGTTGAGCGGCGCTAAATATGTCAGCGTTGCTACGGAACGGAAGTGA
- a CDS encoding energy transducer TonB, producing the protein MLNKRYRIPLAAAIVVNLLYWGWVGDWAQHLKDFSHTHKDLVVDLDMSQYEEPEKKQAEKKETPLPTDHGPAGGKSGAVLPDLSGKPAPGPKDRNPYLGGNEPAPVNVNGNINAPVGNPGQHNQPGPGISRTKGHGGFEDEGKGPSYGPPGPDSQPGKGTFNTAEYMKRVRENTVMPDQAIRRGITGTVTFKVVFDSNGNFDSAEIINSSGSSLLDKAGYALVSSQGGIENSTGESISIEVDVVYKFK; encoded by the coding sequence ATGCTGAATAAACGCTATAGAATTCCGTTGGCTGCAGCGATTGTGGTAAACCTCCTGTATTGGGGGTGGGTTGGCGATTGGGCACAGCATTTGAAAGATTTCAGCCATACTCATAAGGACCTGGTTGTTGATTTGGACATGAGTCAATATGAGGAGCCGGAAAAGAAGCAGGCTGAAAAGAAGGAAACACCATTGCCGACAGACCATGGCCCGGCCGGCGGCAAATCGGGTGCTGTACTGCCTGATTTATCCGGAAAGCCTGCACCGGGGCCGAAAGATCGTAATCCCTATTTAGGCGGTAACGAACCGGCACCGGTTAATGTAAATGGTAATATCAACGCACCGGTAGGAAACCCGGGGCAACATAATCAGCCCGGACCGGGTATAAGTCGCACTAAGGGGCATGGAGGCTTTGAAGATGAGGGAAAAGGTCCTTCCTATGGTCCTCCGGGACCGGATTCTCAACCGGGTAAAGGTACGTTTAATACGGCTGAATATATGAAACGAGTTAGAGAGAATACGGTTATGCCTGATCAGGCTATTAGAAGGGGTATAACCGGTACTGTAACATTTAAGGTTGTTTTTGATTCCAACGGCAATTTCGATTCTGCAGAGATAATTAATAGTAGTGGATCAAGTCTTTTGGATAAAGCGGGATATGCCTTAGTGTCGAGCCAAGGGGGGATAGAAAATTCAACAGGAGAATCTATCTCTATTGAAGTAGATGTGGTGTATAAGTTCAAATAA
- a CDS encoding TonB-dependent receptor plug domain-containing protein: MYNTRRKALCVSILAVLLEIQVGVAADISEQDVKEVHTVNVTANRTEQLDLDTPAATSVITHEDLKNSGAKNAFDAVTDIPGVTSFSYGASGFEYGAMDSRTNIRGLERGALILVNGVPVNLNGKGGLSSIPVASIDHIEVVKGAASVLYGSEALGGVVNVITKSPDKEGGSVSVGIGNMGSKSYNVSYGTPKFFVAVDRNYFGRQDPSTPVRSDIGLRKKGYEYYTAREKGNTLGLFFSGKLSDHWTLNYSRSESKSAFTQLSTESNTIKRAKHSTTYKYKDDKNIASLIYKNGTTTGTIFYNDRDLSGWNRVHSSHIYKPSDSEYIARQYGIDIQHEWNFRGGKDYLIAGILGKRETYKTESGPVYANPHRSSYAVYGSYSYQINPKWTTILGLRYTDIKDPVKDQHVLTPQFQMLHSINKESSLYVNVGKAFTMPNLGDTFKRVSNQFHSVSGRNLKPEEGWNYELGYKHISKKDSWKIALFYMDFKNFFAWKPDTDGRMTIRVNGGRYRNAGIEAEYGRLLSDRLKFNVGVSYSNPKQMEIDQSYWKQANPKLQFTGGLHYTSPTWLAGTSFNFVTKRMKNRDGGINPNLVAWNAYVGYQFNESSSLRIDARNILNRHNVISNGDWEYWDEPFNYQITYTQKF; this comes from the coding sequence ATGTATAATACCCGTAGAAAGGCATTATGTGTAAGTATTTTAGCGGTATTATTAGAGATTCAGGTCGGTGTGGCGGCTGATATTTCGGAGCAGGATGTCAAGGAGGTTCATACGGTAAATGTCACGGCTAACCGTACGGAGCAGCTTGATTTGGATACGCCGGCGGCTACGAGCGTAATCACGCATGAGGATTTGAAGAATAGCGGTGCTAAAAATGCATTTGATGCTGTTACCGATATACCCGGTGTTACGTCGTTTTCCTATGGTGCATCCGGCTTTGAATACGGGGCAATGGATAGTCGTACTAATATCCGCGGTCTTGAAAGAGGTGCTTTAATTCTCGTTAATGGAGTGCCTGTAAATCTTAACGGTAAAGGGGGTCTTAGTTCCATCCCTGTAGCATCTATCGATCATATTGAGGTGGTAAAAGGTGCGGCATCTGTATTATATGGTTCTGAAGCATTGGGCGGTGTTGTGAACGTTATTACGAAATCGCCTGATAAGGAGGGGGGCAGCGTTTCCGTCGGCATCGGTAATATGGGTAGTAAAAGTTATAATGTTTCCTATGGTACACCAAAGTTTTTTGTCGCTGTAGATCGTAATTATTTCGGCCGTCAAGATCCGTCAACACCGGTTCGCTCTGATATAGGACTTCGTAAGAAGGGGTATGAATACTATACGGCTCGTGAAAAGGGGAATACATTAGGCCTATTCTTCAGCGGCAAGTTATCTGATCATTGGACGTTAAATTACAGTCGTTCCGAGTCAAAATCCGCATTTACTCAACTTAGTACGGAGAGCAATACGATAAAGCGTGCAAAGCATTCCACGACATATAAATATAAAGACGATAAGAATATAGCATCATTGATATATAAAAATGGAACCACGACGGGCACAATCTTTTATAATGATCGGGATTTGAGCGGATGGAATCGCGTTCATAGCAGTCATATTTATAAGCCTAGCGACAGCGAATATATTGCTCGTCAATATGGCATTGATATTCAACATGAATGGAACTTTAGAGGCGGTAAGGATTATTTAATCGCCGGTATATTGGGAAAACGGGAGACATATAAGACGGAGTCCGGGCCTGTTTATGCAAATCCTCATCGTAGCAGTTATGCTGTTTATGGCAGTTATTCTTATCAGATAAATCCGAAGTGGACAACTATTTTAGGCCTTCGCTATACGGATATTAAGGATCCTGTAAAAGATCAACATGTACTTACGCCTCAATTCCAGATGCTTCACTCTATCAATAAGGAGTCCTCTCTTTATGTAAATGTGGGGAAAGCATTTACTATGCCTAATTTGGGCGACACTTTTAAACGGGTAAGTAATCAATTTCATTCCGTAAGTGGTCGGAATTTGAAGCCTGAAGAGGGTTGGAATTATGAATTAGGGTATAAACATATTTCCAAGAAAGATAGTTGGAAAATAGCTCTATTCTATATGGACTTTAAAAATTTCTTCGCATGGAAGCCTGATACAGATGGCAGGATGACAATTCGTGTCAATGGAGGACGTTACCGTAATGCAGGTATAGAAGCCGAATATGGGCGATTATTATCCGATCGATTGAAGTTTAATGTTGGTGTATCCTATTCGAATCCGAAACAGATGGAAATCGATCAGTCTTATTGGAAGCAAGCTAATCCGAAATTACAATTTACCGGTGGATTGCATTATACGAGTCCTACGTGGCTTGCAGGCACATCCTTTAATTTTGTGACGAAACGCATGAAAAACCGGGATGGCGGCATCAACCCTAATCTCGTGGCGTGGAATGCGTATGTAGGGTATCAATTTAATGAATCCTCATCGCTACGCATTGATGCGCGAAATATTCTTAACCGTCATAATGTTATTTCCAATGGAGATTGGGAATACTGGGATGAACCTTTCAACTATCAGATTACTTATACTCAAAAATTCTAA
- a CDS encoding ABC transporter substrate-binding protein: MKYKRWYYILSLIFLLCCCLTGCGPSVEPGNTVYNRTVKSADGAMVAVPDHPKRIIALSSAYNTILLGLVDTDRFAGISSLSTYEQYSMEAEKAKQVKTRMRSYSLERIIALHPDLVIAPEYITSDVIEGLRHVGIPTVVVNTGKTVDEVIHNVQDISEIVNEAEIGREHVDTIHKQIAELDRLGKTIPLNERRRVLFVSSMDGYTGTGSLFDDMCRYMSIYNAPSAAGYAPHTSFTDERVIEMNPDYIFIPSYKGMDKGLSDRFLNTPAFQSLTAMKNNQVQSLPASYLYASNQHIGEAMLSIMYIVYPQLERKSHE, encoded by the coding sequence ATGAAATATAAGAGATGGTATTATATTTTAAGTTTGATATTTCTCCTTTGTTGTTGCCTTACTGGATGCGGTCCGAGCGTAGAACCCGGAAATACCGTATATAATAGAACTGTAAAAAGTGCGGACGGTGCTATGGTGGCTGTACCGGATCATCCAAAACGCATTATAGCCTTGTCTTCAGCATATAATACGATTTTACTTGGCCTCGTAGATACGGATCGTTTTGCCGGTATCAGTTCTTTGTCAACGTATGAACAGTACTCGATGGAGGCGGAAAAGGCGAAACAGGTTAAGACTCGAATGCGCTCCTATTCATTAGAGCGCATCATCGCATTACATCCGGATTTGGTAATTGCCCCTGAATATATAACAAGTGATGTCATTGAAGGCCTACGGCATGTGGGGATCCCTACGGTCGTCGTTAATACAGGAAAAACGGTGGATGAAGTGATTCACAATGTACAGGATATTTCTGAAATCGTTAATGAAGCTGAGATCGGACGGGAACATGTGGATACAATTCATAAGCAAATTGCTGAGCTTGACAGACTGGGAAAGACTATCCCTTTGAATGAACGTCGTCGCGTTTTATTTGTCTCCTCCATGGATGGATATACGGGAACGGGCAGTTTATTTGATGATATGTGCCGCTATATGAGCATTTATAATGCACCGTCTGCGGCTGGATATGCGCCTCATACATCGTTTACGGATGAACGGGTCATAGAGATGAATCCGGACTATATTTTTATTCCTTCTTATAAGGGCATGGATAAAGGCTTGTCAGATAGATTTTTGAATACACCGGCCTTCCAATCGTTGACGGCGATGAAAAATAATCAAGTTCAGTCTTTGCCCGCTTCATATTTATATGCGTCAAATCAACATATCGGGGAAGCGATGC